The segment TTCCAATCCGCCTTATGTAAGGGAGTTGGAGAAGAAGGAAATGCAGAGGAATGTTCTTGAGCACGAGCTAAGCAACAGCTTTATATGTAAAAGATGAGGACCCGCTGATATTTTACAGGAAAATCACGAAATTAGCAGGAGGATCTTTAAAACGTGGCGGAAAATTGTTCTTCGAAATCAACCAATATTTGAGCAGGGAAACAGAGGAACTCCTGGTAAATGAGGGATTTTTGACTGAGCTACGAAATGATATTTTCGGAAATTTCCGAATGTTAAAAGGCGAAAAAAAGTAAATTTTGAGAAAGTACAGATTTAAAAGCCTAGCAGTGTTTTGCGCCAGCAGTGACGGACTAGACTCTGTTATTTATAAAGAAGCTTATGATGTGGGAGAATTTCTGGCAAAGGCAGAAATTGAAGTAGTCTACGGGGGCAGCAGATTAGGACTTATGGTTCAGGTGGCGAAGGGTGTTCTCGGGCAAAGCGGCAAAATAACCGGAGTAATTCCAGATTTTTTAAAAACAAAGGAAGTCGTTCACACAGGACTTACAAATTTAATTACCACAGAAGACATGCACGCAAGAAAAATGACGATGCATGACTTAAGTGATGCTTTTATTGCTCTTCCGGGAGGTTTTGGTACTCTGGAAGAATTATTTGAAATTCTCACCTGGGGCCAACTAGGGCTGCACAGGAAACCAATTGGTATCCTAAACAGTAATGGCTATTACGATGACTTTATTGAATTGATGAATAAGATGGTAAGTAAGGGGCTGTTAAGAGAGGAAAATATGAACCTGGTACAGGTGTCTTCAAATATTGAAGAACTTCTGGATAAACTGGAAGCATTTGTACCTATGCTTAGGTGCCAAAATGGATGAATAAGAACCAGACGTAATGAGGAAAATATGAAGATCGAAAGGCTGGAATTACAAAGCAAACACCTTACGGAACAGCTAAAATTTTATCGTGATGTCCTGGAACTTGAGATTCCGGTATACGACGAAACTTCATTTGAAGTCAAAGTAGGTTACACCAGTATTAAATTTACTGAAGATAATAATGCCACACCTTACCATATAGCCTTCCACATTCCCGATAAGCAGGAAGAGATCGCTTTAACGTGGACAAAAGGGAAAGTACCTATTCTTAGAAATAACTCCGATGAAATTATCGATTTCAGCAATTGGAGTGCGAAGTCATTCTATTTCT is part of the Antarcticibacterium sp. 1MA-6-2 genome and harbors:
- a CDS encoding TIGR00730 family Rossman fold protein; translated protein: MRKYRFKSLAVFCASSDGLDSVIYKEAYDVGEFLAKAEIEVVYGGSRLGLMVQVAKGVLGQSGKITGVIPDFLKTKEVVHTGLTNLITTEDMHARKMTMHDLSDAFIALPGGFGTLEELFEILTWGQLGLHRKPIGILNSNGYYDDFIELMNKMVSKGLLREENMNLVQVSSNIEELLDKLEAFVPMLRCQNG